The proteins below are encoded in one region of Pangasianodon hypophthalmus isolate fPanHyp1 chromosome 6, fPanHyp1.pri, whole genome shotgun sequence:
- the LOC113534648 gene encoding NACHT, LRR and PYD domains-containing protein 12 gives MSTPDDGKEERSQKERSDSPAPSAVSMKSDRSMGEPIVFQQTEKESLIDQKSSESPETSSVSMKSDRSMGEPIVFQREKERDKRGISNPSMVLDADSQVQHLSQEYLASYDGVMEDKEHQSSTRELGPVLKSFKSKLQKKFQMINEGISIHGNSKLLNEVYTELCITSEYGYGHVNEVRHIEQACRSLITEESINCNDIFKPLPGDEKPIRTVLTEGIAGIGKTVSVQRFVLDWAEGKANQDLDFIFPFNFREFNFKKRENLSLLELLHCFFPETKELKTDYHRYRIMFIFDGLDECRFSLDFLNSKRLADLTESASVDVLLTNLINRNLLPSAFLWITSRPAASSQIPPAYIDRVTEIRGFSDPQKDEYFRKRISDQTLANKIITHLKSSRSLYIMCHMPVFCWIAATVLEGMFSEAETGEVPKTLTQMFTHFLILQIKHRSQKYKKHEMDPGQIADVVLKLGKLAFQQLEKGNLIFYEEDIIECGIEVREATVYSGVCTQIFIEEVTSHLGKVYSFVHLSVQEHLAAVYAFLSCINGNLSKQQPEIFGLSSKATLLDLLKAAVDKALQSKNGHLDLFLRFLMGLSLQSNSLLLQDLLTETGRSSVSKNAADTNKEITMYIKEKIRKNPSTCKSINLFHCLNELNDQSLVQEVQTFLSKTENHCLHRVTLSPVQWSAVVFLLLNSEKDLEEFNLQKYSASEYCLINMCPVIKASRKALLCGSNLTKNICKSLGKCLSSVSSCLRELDLSDNKLQDSGVKLLSAGLESPHCKLEILRLGDCDLTEKSCAVLASVLTSKSTHLTELRLSRNKLQDSGVKRLSEALQSPRCKLQTLRLNTCSITEEGFTALISALRSNPSHLRALDVGRNKAGQTGVNLLSDLLQEQSCKLEKLKLFDCGITQEGGTHLISALISNPSHLRELDLGWNKIGDPGIKLISDFLKNKLCKLEILKLHDCNITEEGCVALTEALRLNSHLRELDLSANNVGEEGVKLLSDIQEDEKCTLEKLDLSRC, from the exons CATCTGAGCCAAGAATATCTAGCGAGCtatgatggagtgatggaagACAAGGAGCATCAGAGCAGTACAAGAG AACTGGGTCCTGTGTTGAAAAGTTTCAAATCCAAACTGCAGAAGAAATTTCAGATGATTAATGAGGGAATCTCAATACATGGAAACTCAAAACTTCTAAATGAGGTTTACACAGAACTGTGTATCACATCGGAATATGGGTATGGACACGTTAATGAGGTCAGACATATTGAACAGGCATGCAGGAGTCTAATAACAGAGGAGTCCATCAACTGTAATGACATATTTAAACCCTTACCTGGAGATGAGAAACCCATCAGAACTGTGCTAACAGAAGGCATTGCTGGAATTGGGAAAACAGTGTCTGTGCAGAGGTTtgttctggactgggctgaaggaaaagcaaatcaggattTGGACTTCATTTTTCCCTTTAACTTTAGGGAGttcaattttaaaaagagagaaaatctcaGTTTGTTGGAGCTTCTCCATTGTTTTTTCCCAGAAACCAAAGAACTTAAAACAGACTATCATCGCTACAGAATCATGTTCATCTTTGATGGACTGGATGAGTGTCGTTTTTCTCTTGATTTCCTAAACAGCAAAAGGTTGGCTGATCTAACAGAGTCAGCTTCAGTGGATGTACTGTTAACAAATCTTATTAACAGGAATCTGCTTCCGTCTGCATTCCTCTGGATAACATCTCGGCCAGCAGCGTCCAGTCAGATTCCTCCTGCTTATATTGACAGAGTAACAGAGATCCGAGGGTTCAGTGACCCTCAGAAAGATGAGTACTTCAGAAAAAGAATCAGTGATCAAACCCTAGctaataaaatcatcacacacctgaAGTCGTCGCGAAGTCTTTACATTATGTGCCACATGCCAGTCTTCTGTTGGATTGCAGCGACTGTTCTCGAGGGAATGTTCAGTGAAGCAGAAACTGGAGAGGTCCCCAAGAccctgactcaaatgttcacacatttCCTGATCTTGCAGATCAAACATCGATCCCAAAAGtacaaaaaacatgaaatggaTCCTGGACAGATTGCAGATGTTGTACTAAAACTGGGAAAGCTGGCATTCcagcagctggagaaaggaaacctgatcttttACGAGGAGGACATCATAGAGTGTGGCATTGAGGTCCGAGAGGCCACGGTGTACTCAGGAGTTTGCACTCAGATCTTTATCGAGGAAGTCACTTCACATCTGGGGAAGGTGTACAGCTTTGtgcatctgagtgttcaggagcaTCTTGCTGCTGTGTATGCATTTCTCTCATGTATCAATGGAAATCTCTCAAAACAACAACCTGAAATCTTCGGCCTCTCCAGCAAGGCAACACTGTTAGACCTTCTAAAGGCAGCAGTagacaaggccttacagagtaagaatggacacctggacctttTCCTCCGCTTCCTTATGGGTCTCTCACTGCAGTCCAATTCACTTCTCTTACAAGACCTACTGACAGAGACAGGGCGCAGCTCTGTGAGCAAAAATGCTGCTGACACAAACAAGGAAATAACCAtgtacatcaaggagaagattAGAAAGAATCCATCAACCTgcaaatccatcaatctgttccattGTCTGAATGAGCTGAATGACCAGTCTCTGGTACAGGAAGTTCAAACCTTTTTGAGTAAAACAGAAAATCATTGCCTCCATAGAGTCACACTTTCTCCAGTTCAGTGGTCAGCTGTGGTTTTCTTGTTGCTGAACTCAGAAAAGGACCTTGAAGAGTTTAACCTACAGAAATATTCAGCATCAGAGTATTGTTTGATAAACATGTGTCCAGTTATCAAAGCATCCAGAAAAGCTCT GCTGTGTGGTAGTAATCTTACAAAGAATATTTGTAAAAGTCTGGGAAAATGTCTCAGCTCAGTCTCTTCATGTCTGAGAGAGCTGGACCTGAGTGATAATAAACTACAGGATTCGGGAGTCAAACTGCTTTCTGCTGGGTTGGAGagtccacactgtaaactggagatcTTAAG aCTTGGTGACTGTGATCTCACAGAGAAAAGCTGTGCAGTTCTTGCTTCAGTTCTTACCTCTAAGTCGACACATCTGACAGAGCTGCGTCTCAGCcgcaataaactgcaggattcaggagtgaagcggCTCTCTGAGGCCCTGCAGAGCCCACGCTGTAAACTACAGACACTGAG GCTGAATACCTGCAGCATTACGGAGGAAGGCTTTACTGCTTTGATTTCAGCTCTGAGGTCGAACCCTTCTCACCTGAGAGCGCTGGATGTGGGGAGAAATAAAGCAGGACAGACGGGAGTCAACCTGCTCTCTGATCTCTTACAGGAACAGAGCTGTAAACTGGAGAAATTAAA ATTGTTTGACTGTGGCATTACACAGGAAGGTGGCACTCATCTGATTTCAGCTCTGATCTCAAACCCCTCTCACCTCAGAGAACTGGATCTGGGCTGGAATAAAATAGGAGACCCGGGAATAAAATTAATCTCTGATTTCCTAAAGAATAAACTCTGTAAACTGGAGATATTAAA GTTGCATGACTGTAACATTACAGAAGAAGGCTGTGTTGCTCTTACTGAAGCTCTGAGGTTAAATTCACACCTGAGAGAGCTCGATCTGAGCGCTAATAATGTAGGAGAAGagggagtgaagctgctctctgatatACAGGAGGATGAAAAGTGCACACTGGAGAAGTTGGA cttgtcacgttgCTGA